In Salvia splendens isolate huo1 unplaced genomic scaffold, SspV2 ctg757, whole genome shotgun sequence, the following proteins share a genomic window:
- the LOC121791260 gene encoding abscisic acid and environmental stress-inducible protein-like, protein MPPVLQMENLNYEQLEQLRNSVLMYKQGVQAKFSGGAGVYGYGGNAPGYGQNVQYPPMGYNYGDPYNAAAGGFNANVGGAHAGANYWGFPGSSGDINSAQGGANYGGFPGSSDASIDGAQGGANYGGFPGNYYHHHPGY, encoded by the coding sequence ATGCCTCCGGTGCTGCAGATGGAAAATCTCAACTACGAGCAGCTCGAGCAGCTGAGGAACTCGGTGCTGATGTACAAGCAAGGGGTCCAAGCCAAGTTCAGTGGTGGCGCCGGGGTTTATGGCTACGGCGGCAATGCGCCGGGGTATGGACAGAATGTGCAGTATCCGCCGATGGGCTACAACTATGGAGATCCCTACAACGCCGCCGCTGGAGGCTTCAATGCGAACGTTGGCGGCGCTCATGCCGGGGCTAATTATTGGGGATTTCCCGGCAGCTCTGGCGACATTAACAGCGCTCAAGGCGGGGCTAATTATGGAGGATTTCCCGGAAGCTCTGACGCTAGCATCGACGGTGCTCAGGGAGGGGCAAATTATGGAGGATTTCCCGGAAACTATTATCACCACCACCCTGGGTATTAG